From one Culex quinquefasciatus strain JHB chromosome 3, VPISU_Cqui_1.0_pri_paternal, whole genome shotgun sequence genomic stretch:
- the LOC6046568 gene encoding uncharacterized protein LOC6046568 yields MSSTVGVVLAAVLCAFCLRLLHGVPVPVLDDEAAAAEDGVHPLNTLFHPDIGDGFETDESLSSNSTNGTHKDLYVIKAVVYEIGILVDEPDNDTLEVGDEPISEQQVDLTFFTHNANKTHINLGDIPLPVATSVHGQVLTGIAPVHIGAVSNLQDVLATLPITGTIVNITQTNSSYIELSKQNISDLHDSANIISVADLAKLPIESANQPLIPTSLDQTIAGLAASSGTTD; encoded by the exons ATGTCCTCAACGGTTGGTGTGGTGCTAGCTGCTGTCCTGTGTGCGTTTTGTCTGCGATTGTTGCACGGAGTTCCGGTTCCGGTACTGGATGACGAAGCTGCTGCTGCCGAGGATGGAGTGCATCCGCTGAATACACTGTTTCATCCGGACATTGGGGACGGGTTCGAGACGGACGAGTCGCTGTCGAGCAACAGCACCAACGGAACGCACAAAGATCT ATACGTCATCAAGGCCGTTGTATACGAGATCGGTATCCTAGTGGACGAACCGGACAACGACACGCTCGAAGTTGGTGACGAACCCATTTC TGAACAACAAGTGGACCTCACGTTTTTCACCCACAACGCCAACAAAACTCACATCAACCTCGGGGACATCCCCCTCCCGGTGGCCACCAGCGTGCACGGCCAGGTGCTAACCGGAATCGCTCCGGTGCACATCGGTGCCGTGTCCAACCTGCAGGACGTGCTGGCAACGCTCCCCATTACGGGAACGATCGTCAACATTACGCAAACCAACTCCTCGTACATCGAGCTCTCGAAGCAGAACATCAGCGACCTGCACGATTCGGCCAACATCATAAGCGTGGCCGATCTGGCCAAGCTGCCCATCGAGTCCGCGAACCAGCCGCTGATACCGACGTCGCTGGACCAAACCATCGCCGGGCTGGCGGCGTCTTCCGGAACCACGGACTAG
- the LOC6046569 gene encoding cell wall integrity and stress response component 3 — MFRFCLLISLLALIRGGPIPNNPINTTIFNIESFFEHSLGNLAGSLISHHKANSTEHYQSADGSVQAEVEPLNLSLLQGIAFHPSNHQLITEQATTLFNNATEEVDLVKVDLALATTSSNNTLKSIPSTIVSGTTAITTEQVTTTTSSSSTTTTTTAAPTTKSVPVVIVTAVTESATTAGNVTTEAAKPSTTDDVSVKIKEVEAEPVILSSGV, encoded by the exons ATGTTTCGATTTTGTCTGTTG ATTTCGCTCCTGGCGCTGATTCGTGGCGGTCCCATCCCGAACAACCCGATCAACACCACCATCTTCAACATTGAGTCGTTCTTCGAGCACTCGCTCGGAAACCTGGCCGGTTCCTTGATATCCCACCACAAAGCGAACTCCACCGAGCACTACCAATCGGCGGACGGCAGCGTACAGGCCGAGGTCGAACCACTAAATCTGTCCCTACTCCAGGGAATCGCCTTCCACCCTAGCAATCACCAACTGATCACGGAACAAGCGACCACGCTGTTCAACAACGCCACCGAAGAAGTCGACCTGGTCAAGGTTGATCTAGCTCTGGCGACGACTAGCAGCAACAACACGCTCAAGTCGATCCCGTCGACGATCGTCAGCGGAACTACGGCTATAACTACGGAGCAAGTGACCACAACTACTTCGAGTTCTAgtacgacgacaacgacgacggcggCTCCCACAACCAAGAGCGTCCCAGTGGTCATCGTAACAGCGGTGACCGAGTCGGCAACCACAGCTGGTAACGTTACGACGGAAGCAGCGAAACCGTCTACGACGGATGACGTCAGCGTCAAGATTAAGGAGGTCGAAGCGGAACCGGTGATACTTTCCAGTGGGGTTTAG